The Nostoc cf. commune SO-36 genomic sequence TCATGAAACCTCTAAAAAAAGATTAAAATTTCAGTGAGTTAATGTTATAGCGGTTCTCGTTTTCGTGAGGTATACCCGTAGGGGCACGGCAGTGCCGTGCCCCTACACCTCGTGATGTAATGTTGTACCACATCTGAATGGAAACCACTATATGTACTTCACTGACTAATATTTTGAAAAAAGTAATTATCACTTCTTGAATAATGAGCAAGAGTCTTTGAAGACATATTATTCACAGTGCAGAATGAGCATCTGTTTTTTCTATCTTCATACCCAATGCACCATGCCCAATGCCCCATGCCCAATTCCCTAATTGCACACTTTTATGCGATCGGAAGTATCTACACCAACCCAAACAAATACCCCTAGCAGGTTAAACTAGGTCTGGTAACAACTGCTCCACGTTCTTTATGAGGCTTTTATGGGAGCTAACCTCAAACAGATTGCCGATTATTTAGACAACCTTGGTTGGGACTACCGTTTTGATGATGAAGAAGACCGAATTATAACAGGCGTGGAGGCTGATAACTTAGAAGATTTCCTAATAGTTGTCCAGTTGGATGAAGAGGGAAAATTTTTCCGGGTATTTGCGCCTCAAGTTCTGTCAGGAATTCAAGACCATCCTCACAAGGGAGTTATCCTACAGACAATGCTAGCCATTTCCTGGGAAACCAAAATGTTGCAATGGGAATATGACCCATCCGATGGCGAAATCCGTGCCATCATTGAGTTTCCTCTAGAAGACTCGATTCTCACAGAAAGACAATTTCACCGTTGTCTGAGTGGGTTAATTCAGATTGTGGATGGTGTGGCGATACCTCGCTTAAAAGAAGTTATGGCAACAGGTCTTGATCCGGGGAATATAGAACTTGGGGAAAGACTATTACTCAGTATCCAAGAAGAAGCGCCAGGATTGTTAGATTTGCTAGAAAAGGCAATGGAAGCGCGAAAAAAGCGAGGAAGTTTTCCCAGCGAGTGAGACGGATCATCACTTAAATCGCTATACTCCAAAGTGATACCCTCACTATATACTGAAATTTTCTGGGGCTGGATATTATGACATCCTATGCAACCTCCTCTGCTAAAGCGGAAATGAGTGAACTACGGCGGTTGAAAGGCTTACTACCGCCAGAATTACAGAGCTGGGTCACGGTTGAAGGCACAACTGAAGTCAATCCACCCCTGGTTCGTTGCGAAGAAATTGGTAAAGACCAAGTAGAAATTCAAATTGACTTGGTGAAATGGGATGCCCTCGCAATGGATCAGCGTAATCTGCTGTTCTGGCATGAAGTTGCCCGCGTTCAAAATGACACAATTCCTAAAGATGGTTGGGAAATGGCAGCACTAGCCATCGGTTTAGGTGGTGCTGTCGGCGAATTGTGGGTACAAGATGGATTGCTGCTGGTGTTAGCTTTGTCGCTTTGTGGCGTGTCAGGCTGGCGACTGTACCAAAAGAATAGTGGGGAAAAGCAGCTGAGAGAATTGCTCAATGCTGATGAAAAAGCGATCGCTTTGGCAACTCGTTTTGGTTATAGCCTCCCCAATGCCTACAAGAGCCTTGGCAGCGCCTTAAAAACCCTGATTGACAATACCCCTAGTAAGCGTCAACGGTCGAAATACGAAGCAAGACTCTCTGCCCTCAAGCGCAGTGCAAATAAGGCAAAAGCTAAATCTAAAACTACAGATGAGGGCGCACTCTAGAAACCATAAGTTAGATGGGGTGGAAATTGTCCACCCCACAAAACTGGGAGCATCCCAAATGTGTAAAAACATATTTTGTCATTGCGAGCGTAATGAAATGAAGCGAAGCAATCGCAGCCGCTAGACTTTGCGATTGCTTCATTCCGCTTCGCTCCATTCGCAATGACTAGTTCTAATTGGTAAATTTGCAAAATTGGGATGCTCCCACAAAACTACTTAAATTAGTTATGATTTACGTCCGGGGTTGCGGATCGTTGGCTATGCCACAATACGGTTCGTTAAAATTAGTTGGTCTGTACCTCAATTACGAATTACGAATTACGAATTATCTGTAACTCGTCCAGTCAAATTTGCAATCATCAATACTAATTCATTCAGTTCAAGCGGTTTAGCTAGATGCATTTGGAAACCAGCATCAATTGCCTTTTGCCGCTCTTGTTCGGTGGCATAGGCAGTGATTGCTGCTGCTGGAATTTGTCCCCCAGCTTCATCTGCAAGCGCTCTCACCTGACTAATCAGGGAAAAACCATCTTCCTCTGGCATCCCAATATCTGCTAGAAGCAGATCATATTTGCTAGGAGATTCAGTTAAAGCAGCCATCGCTTCCCTTGCCGATGTAACAACTACTACTTCAGCCCCGAAGTCTTCTAACATCCACCTAATTAAGTCGCGGCTATCCGCTTGATCGTCTACAGCTAAAATGCATAACCCTTCAAGGGTAAGGGGTGGATTTTGACCATTGAATGTGTCTAGAGTCTGCGACAAAAGGCTCGGCTCTAAATCAGTTGGCGGTGTAATCTCCGGTGGCATTAAGCGCAGAGGCAGCCTGATGAGGATGGTGGTTCCTAGTCCCTCGCCTGCACTTTGCGCTTCAGCTGTTCCACCGTGAAGTTCTACAATATGACGGACGATTGACAAGCCTAATCCAAGTCCCTGAGTTGTTTTGCTGCTGCTAGAATCTCCTTGGCGGAAGCGATCGAAAATGTATGGCAGCAACTCTGCCCGGATACCAACTCCTGTGTCGCAGACTCGAAGTTCAGCATGACTATATACAGCTTCGAGGATAATTCCCACTCGCCCACCATCTGGAGTGAACTTAATCGCGTTAGAAAGTAAATTCCACAAAACTTGCTGTAAGCGATCAAAATCTCCGACAACCATCGCCGAGTTCAAGTCGGAAACAATTTCAATGCTTTTCGCTTCTGCGGAAAATTCGATAGACTCAATGGCGGCATTCACTACTGAAACCAAATCGATTAGACGAGTGTTTAAATGAAGCTTTCCACTCGTAATCCGTGATAGATCGAGCATATCATCGATTAACTGAGCCTGTAAATTAGCACTCCGCTCCACCACTTCCCAGGCACGAGCGATCGCTAAAGAATCTAAATTGCGGGTGCGGAAAAGTTGCGCCCAGCCCAGTATAGTATTGAGCGGGTTACGAAGTTCATGGGAGAGGTTCGAGAGGAATTCATCTTTGGCTCGGTTGGCAATTTCCGCCTGTTGACGGGCTGATTGCTCCTGTGCCAGAAGATCGGATCGCTCTAACTCAAACTGTTTGCGATCGCTAATATCTTCAATGGCCAGCAAAATCCTTTGGACATCTCCCTGTTGAATAATTTTCCAACCATTGAGCAGCATGATTTTCTTCCCAATCCGCTCAAAACTATGCTCTACTTCCCAGTTTTCAATAGAGGTATTGTTGGCAAGAATGTCTTCTAAGAGCGATCGCAGTCCGGGCAGGTTCCATTGACCATTCCCTAGTTCAAAAATCAGAGATTCGGCTGTCTCTAATGGTGAAACCTGAAATGTTTCATAAAACGAGTGATTGGCTTTATTCACCCGGAAATCAGAATCAAGGACGATTAACGGCACTTGTACCGTCTCCACAATTGCTTCAGCGTAATTCCGGGCTTCTTCTAACGTTACTGCACTGCGTTTAAGACCATCAATATCTATTAACACCAACACTACACCGTCAATCTTGTTTTCTGTAGTGCGATAAGGACGGATGCGGAGGTTATACCAATGTCCCCCCAGAGTTTGGACTTCTAATTCTTTGATGCTGAGTGTGTCAAG encodes the following:
- a CDS encoding DUF3318 domain-containing protein, with the translated sequence MTSYATSSAKAEMSELRRLKGLLPPELQSWVTVEGTTEVNPPLVRCEEIGKDQVEIQIDLVKWDALAMDQRNLLFWHEVARVQNDTIPKDGWEMAALAIGLGGAVGELWVQDGLLLVLALSLCGVSGWRLYQKNSGEKQLRELLNADEKAIALATRFGYSLPNAYKSLGSALKTLIDNTPSKRQRSKYEARLSALKRSANKAKAKSKTTDEGAL
- a CDS encoding YbjN domain-containing protein, producing the protein MGANLKQIADYLDNLGWDYRFDDEEDRIITGVEADNLEDFLIVVQLDEEGKFFRVFAPQVLSGIQDHPHKGVILQTMLAISWETKMLQWEYDPSDGEIRAIIEFPLEDSILTERQFHRCLSGLIQIVDGVAIPRLKEVMATGLDPGNIELGERLLLSIQEEAPGLLDLLEKAMEARKKRGSFPSE